In Levilactobacillus brevis, the genomic window CATTGGCCAACCCGACTTCGATCTCTTACTGGTTCAGGTCAAGAACGGTCAAGTGGAATACTTCTTACTGGACGACCCGCAATTTCTGCAGTTGGCCAATGGTGACCCGGATCAGCCGCTACTAGAAGTCACCCCCATGGATGATGATCTGGCCACACAGCTCCGCCAACTCAAGGCTTTGTTTGACGAAGGCGTCATCACACGAGCGGAATTTGAAGCTAAAAAGAAACAATTATTGGGGATTTAATTGGTACATGATCCGTCCAAAAAAACTGATGACGTTAAAAGCTGAGGCATCATTTTAGAGGAGGAGTTTTGGTATGACACGTTTAAAGCTTAATACCTGGACTGGGGTTTTGGATATTGTGAACTGTGTCCTGTTCGTCCTGTCTTGGTTTGTGATTTTTGGTGCCGCATTCAGCGACGCCAGCAATGGTGGAAACAGCACGGATTCGGCCGCAACATTTTTCTACGCGATGGCTTGGATTGGGGTCGTTGTGAACATCGTGCCGCTGGTACAATCCCGCAAGCACGGTATCTCACTGGTCGGTTCGGTTCTGGGGATTATTGGTAGTGCGCTGTTTGGCTTTACCGCGGCACTGGCTTTCCCAGCCATGGTTGTTCTGATTGTCGCCGCCGTCTTCATCATGTTACAACACCCTAGTAAAAACGTCGTGAGTCAAAACGATAACTCACAATCACCCACGAACTAGTGATTAATTGAATAAGGCTTACCTGATCATTTCGGATTAGGTAAGCCTTTTTTTCACAACGAAATTTGTAACTTATGACCGGTAACGCCGAAAAACAATAGCTCCCAGAGAACTGAGTGCCAACACGATCAGGCCCCAAATCGTTATCCGATCTTTTTGTTCATTGGTCTGTGGAAGTGTGACTGGAGTCGCTTTACGGGCAGTTTTAGGCACGGCCTTTGCTGGAATGAGACGCTTTGCGGAAATCAAGGGTTGAACGGAAGCCTTCACCACTATCCCCTGAATCGTCGCACCGGCACTGCCAGCCACCACGCTTGCCTCATTCAACATGTCTGGGACAGAAGATGCCGCTGGCGTTGGCTCGGTTGGTTCCGCTGGTTTTGTTGGCGCTGGTTCTGATGGCGTTGGTTCTGATGGTGCAATCGGTTCCGGCGCTTGTGGTGCGGGCGCGACCGGTACGACGGGTGTCTCGGGATCGGGGCCGCCGTTATTACCGCCACCGTGCCCACTATCATCTACCGTGTAAATGTAGACGACGGTTTGCGGTTTGGCTGTGTATTGGCCGGTCGCGTTATGATCCTTAACTTCCTTGAACGTATACCCTTTGATTTTTAGCGGACTGGTCGTGTAGGCTTCCCCGATGTAGCCATCATTTAAGACCCGATCCTCGGCGAGTGCCTTTCCCGCTTCGTCTTGGTAATGGACGGTCACGGTGGCGGCTTTGTCGGATAGGATGTAGGGTTGGACAACGCTAAGGTAGGCATATTGGCCAACACGGTACTGACCTACTAAAAAATATGCATCTTTTTGGTAAATTACATGAGTTGGCTCAATTATACTCGGTAGTTTATTTCCTGACTCTTGCTCTTGAATATTTGTAAAATTCAAGCCTCCATCTCCATCTTTGGTCACACCTGGAATATTATTCTCTCCTTTCGGAAGATATATCAAAGGATACCATCGAGCATACAGCTCCCCATTAGCATCTATCCAGACTGGTTCTCCTACAGCGAGAGTGGGAGCTAATATAATCTTTTTCCCGTCAGAAGAATAGTAATTGCCAACTATGTGTCCCGTTAGTTTCTGACGATCGACATAAATAGGGGGTAATTTAACAAATTGATTACCGTTAGCTTCTGGAATAAGTTTTGGAAGGTTTGCTACCGGCCGGAAATCCCCAATATAATTCATGTTCGCATCAAAGTGTGTCAAATTTGTTAGGTTCGATAACACCGAGATATCACTCACTTGATTGTTTTGAATATCCAATGATGTTAATTTTGTTAAATTAGCCAGTGGTGAAATATCTCGAACATCGCCCTGACAATGAGAAACACCATGACTATCAGTATTCGTACCAGTATTAAGAATAATACCCGTTAGATTTTTTGCATACTCAAGCCCTTTTAACGAATACTCGGTTTTACCATCAATATAGGTGTTGTTATTGTTAAATTGCTTGAGCAACAGCATATCATCCTGAGAAATATCCGCAACACTTTGCCAATGTTTACCACTACCCAAGGCATTTAGATTTTTTAAAATCGCCTGCTGTAATCTTTTGTTAGGCATCCATTGGTCAATGGTTTCAGTATCGGTTCGTGTGGTCGGCACCAGTTCCTTTTCCGCCGCTGCCGACTCAGGTCCAATACTCCTAGCGATTGCCGTATCATCTGAGTCACGATCATCTTTAGGGAAACTCAAACTACTCGAGTGCTCGTCAACAGAATTATTACCCTCTAACTCACCTTGATTTTCGCTGACAGCCGTCACCAACTTGTTCGAAGATACTGGCGCCTTACTTGCGGACTCGCCCGCAACTTGATTAGCGTTAGTATCAAGGGAATCGTCATTATTAATATCACTATTGTCGGCATTATCAGCGCTGCCTTTAGGTATTGATGAATCCATTTCATCTGATCTGCTATCCACTTTCGATTGCTTCTCACCATTTGGCACAACACCTGATTGTCGCACACTATTCTCGACCGGAACAGTGTCTGCCCGCACCGTCTGCCCATTTACGCCAATTAACGTCAAGGCTATTACAGCCGCACTCGTTAAAACCTCACACTTAGTAAATCGCCGCTTTTCTCTCACTAGCATTGCATTCACTTCTCCCAATAGCAATAATTCACGAAAATATCTCTAAAATCATAATCATACAGAGCATAGCATGAGCCAGCAAACTAGGCAACACTATAAACAACATTATATAATCGCTGAGTCTCTAATAACCACGGGATTTAGACAGCCTTTCTCCCCTAATCTTTTCTCGCATCATCAAGATAAAAATACTAGGCATACACGATACAAATAAGAATTTATATCTATATTTAAATAATTAGGGACCCATCCGCAATAGCTCCATGCCGGGTAAAATAAAAACGCCCTTGGAGGACGTTTTAGAATTCTGACACTTCCAATTTTATTCATAATATTTCCGGACTCGGACCAGTCAACATTTTCGTAGTGCGGGTCCACGGCTTCATCGTCATACACTTATCCTAGACTGTTGGGCTTACCATCGCATTGACCACGACCGCCTCATATCCCCAGGCAGCCGACTTAATCTTTCGAAACCAACGTAAGGTCTCCTTGGATAAGAAGTTTACGACTAATATGAACGGCTCCTAATTGTCTAAACGCTGACGGACCAAGCAAATACGCCGTTCCGAGACAACATAGGGCTCCAAACCGGCCTGATGATAAAGCCAGTCTTCCGTCCCTGGGAGGTCAGTGATGGCATAAATTCTTTTTGAACTATCTGTTAGCAGCTCGCCTGAATACACCATCAACTGATCAGTTTTCCTTCGCTCATCTTAAGTATTACTTTTTCAACTGCAAAGCATCTTCCCGATCAAGCTCCGCGTACCGCCGTTTAACAGCGGCAAGAAATTCGAGCTCTTGTTCAGAATAGAAGCTCTTAAATTCATCAACGCTAAACCCTGCCGGATCATCGGCCAAAAAGTTCAGGACCTCAGCAAACGAATGAGCATGTTCTTGATGGTGGTCTTTACGCGAGCGACTATTCCAAAAGGGAAAATACAGCCCGCTCTCGGAGAATTCACTCATGACCCAAATAATATCCCCTATCTCCGGTCCATGACTTCCGAAACTGCCCGTTGAATCTTCTTGACGCCATTTCTGTTGAAACGGTGTATCCACCACCCATAATTCATCCCGTAAATGCTTCTTGGCAACGTTGACCGGTCGCATAACACCCTCATACTTGCGCTCAAACCTGCGTTCAGCGTGATCAGCCCACAAACGACGAATAAATTTAAACATGAGCCCCATCTCCAATATCTAATAGCTGTCTGCTCACAATACGATTATTTATCTTCAAACGCTTCAATCAACCGACCACTGTCAGCATCAAATACCGCAATATTTCCAATCTTCCCGGCAGGACCACTGTGGTTGCCGCCATCAACAAAGTAACGCGGTTGCTCACCCGCATATTGAATCGTCAGAACGCCACTGGGACTTACCGTCCGATTACGCAACGTTGCCTGCGACTTGGGAGCATCGTAAATCCCAGTAATCAGGGAAGTCGGTGTATGACCACTGATAATGGCATAATCTAACGGGTTATGCGCATAGTTCGGGTAGATGGGGCCGTACCAATAGGGTTCTCGTAGCCAATATTTCTCATGCCGCGGGGTATCAGCTATTGGATCGGCAAGCGTAAGGTCTAACCCTGCATGCACAAAGAGTAAGTTTCCAATTGCCAACGTTAGCGGCAAAGCTCCCATCCACGCGATCAGTTCTGCATAGGATTGCTTAACAATCTGAAAGACATCGTCAATATCCTCAGCCGTTTCCCCCGTGGCTAAGGCCGCTTCAGCAATGACATCTTCTCCCGTACCATCTAACCAAAATTCATTCTTTCCCGTTAAGCTCTCCCAGGCGGCGGCATCGTGATTCCCCTGGATAGCGAAGACGTGCGTGGGGTCCGCGCGCTGCATCTCAAAAATTTTTTTCGCTGTAGCAAATCCAGTATGGTGGTGTAAGGAATCTTGATAGTCTCCGAGAAAGACCACCGAAGCTCGGGGATAGCGCGCCCAAATTTTAGCTAATTTTGGAAAGACCAGCATTTGTCCATGCAGATCTGAGAGAACAATGACCTCGCGAATATTAATCACCCCCTTTCGAATCAAAAATAACCTGACGTTCCGACTTGTAGCGAACGACAAGCCCAGCAATCGGATTGCCAGCGCCGTACCAATACTTCACGCGTAGCCAAAGCAGCGAATTGTTCGGGGTATCCGGTCTAACCCCGCATGAACGAAGCAGATCTTGCCCGCAACAGAATTTACCGGTAGTGCCCGCATCCAGGCAATTAGGTCGACCTGCTGTTCTAAGACCAGCTGTCGGTCACGCGTGAGACTTTGGGCTCCGCCTAACACCTTAACTGCCGCCACTAAGGTATTAGTGCCACCGAAGCCAAGCCAAGAGTCCCACTGAATATGGCTAAGGAAGTCCAGTGCCGCCTGAACATGATTTTCCATTAACACCACGGTATGCGTTGGAATGGCTGCCTGCATCGCGATACTTGGTCTGAACCTCTGCCAGTCGTTAATTTCCCGTGTAAATCCCCGAGAGCTATATAAATCGCCACTGAGCCTCTCCGCCTCACGCAGATACTTCAATCTCAATTGTTGCTACCTTTGCTAACATCAAGGATAGCATTTTCCAGTACATAACTCAACAGTAATGTTAATTTAGACAAATAAACGTTATAAGTAACAGCTAGGCTCCACAATTTTTCTTCGAAACCCTACTGTCCATCCAATCCAACTCAAACATCGGTTGGAAAAGTAAGCCGTGCACAAATGGCCGCATGATCCAATCGCTTAGGCTTTAACCACCGGTACGCCAGTGATTCAATTTCTATCCGCGGCGAAATGGTAATATGGTCATCGGCAATCTTCGTTTCAATACCGTTTTTACCCTTGTGAATGAAACTTCCGCCACTCACTGGGGTCTGCAGCAACAAACCATATTTACCTAGTAGTTCACGCTGGACCAACTCACTTGCTGGTTCTTGGTCTAGGCCGGAATAATCTTCGTCCACAATGATCCGCGCATGATTATGGTCGCCAAGTAGGAGCACGATATCAGCCTCGCCCTCACGCTTTAACCGCTGAATCATCTTTTCAAGATGGGGTAACGCATCCACGGACATATTCTGATATCCCGCCGCACTGAGATCTTGACGCTCGCGATGTGCCTGATAGCTCTCGTCAGACAATGCCGGATGAAGTCTAATTGAAGCAATCCCCAATTTGACACCCGAGTACAGTGGCAATACCGTTGCCAAGTAATCACAACCTGAGGGTTCCGCTGGATAGTAGCAGGGAAGCTTCTCCCGTAGCGAAATGAGTCTAGGACCAAACGCTAACAGACATTCATTGTCATGGTTGGTAGCAGGACGCGGATCTGTCATGACTCGGTAGTTGGCCGCCTCAAGCTGCTTCACGAAGTCAGGGAAATCGGCGGTCTTGTACAGTTCATTAAACGCAAGTAAATCCGGTGCTTCTTCCAATTCATCCAAGGCTGGCAGGACATCTTCTTTGAGTGAGGCATTGAGGTTAGTCTTTCCCGCTTTGCCATTCAAGTTTAGACTCAATACCTGATAAGTCGGCGACGCCATTTCCTTTAAAAGATTGTCGGTCAAAATTTGTGGTACAAACAGGGTTTGCGTCGTTTCGTACTGCTTGTTGAGAACCGCTATGAGGGCAGCTCGCTCGTCACTGGTAGAGATGTAAGGGGCAAATGCCGTGTGACATAAGTTAGATAACACCCGAAATAATCTATTTAGACGTTTCGTCGCCACGCGGATAAATCGCGTATTCTTTGCACTAATCGGCTCCTGAGTAAACTCAAACTTGGTCATTAAATCATCTTGAGTTGGATTAGGTTGTTCTGAGTCAAAACATTGCTCGATTACTTTCAAGCTGTGCTGCCAGGCCGCAAACATTTCCTGCTCATTTTGCCGTGTAAATTCGTACGTTTGCGGTCTATACGCCAAGGCCTGAAGCAGTTCATTAATGTCAGCCAACTGGCGAAAGCGCCGGCTAACCACTCGAATAAAACGAAAATGTTGATCAATTTTAGCTTCTCTCATGATTCGATTCTCCTTAAAAATATCCATTCACTTATCATTAAACAATTAACAATGATACGGGGCAATCACTAATATATTGGCTGCCTTTTCTGCCCAAAACCATCGTTTGCTCCTTACCCCCTTTTTCTTATTTATAAAAGGTGATGTTAACTTCCTTATTGTTCTCCCTCACTTGAATCAGTTTTAAATTGATCATCTCTTAGAAAGTTATGCTCCAAAAAATCAAAAGCGAACTTCTTCCCTCCTCTCGATAAATCAAGCATAACATATTACATAATTATATGATACTACCTTTTGCATAAAATTGAATATGCTGATTTCTAATCGCCTTATTGAATAGTAAGCGCCAGAGTTAAAAGACATAGAAAAAATGCTAAGCTTAAAGGCATAAAAGTTATCTGACAGGATGCTCTTATGCCTCTATTACTTTACATGTGGCAGTGAAGACCGGCCATGGTTTTTTTGGAGGGCTTTGAGACCGCATGTAAAAATGGCCACTTCAAGAAGCGCTTGAATCTCTACAGCTTTTGACATATACTCACACGCCATTCACAAGATTGAATAGCAAAGTTGTCGATATATTATTTGAAAAAATGATGAACCTGAAGCCTAATCCACCACTCTCTTCGCCTCATCCTACCATTTCAACTTTTCGTCGGATACAGGTTCGACCAATTGTTTTACCGTAAGACCATTTAAAATCGGAAGCTCGACAACCGAACGTTGACCGGCCGCCAAACCATCTTTACAATAGTCTTTATGGAGGTGTCATATGGAATCACGAAACCAGAAGTTCCGGCGTTTAGGCGCAAGTAGAATGACCCGAATCTTTCAGGTGATGAACCTTATTGCCAACCTGAGTGCCCCACAATATGTTTATACCATTGATGACATTACGGAGTTGTTCACCACCTATCGAGAACTAGGCAAGGCCTCTCAGGAATATTTTCAAGAGACTGGCCCTACCCGTTACAACGAAATGCCCGATAGCTTCGTTTTTAAAAATCAGTCAACAACTAAGCCAGAATCACGCGCAGCTCACGAACGTTTCCGCCGCTTAGCCGAAAAAAGGATGAGCCGCGTCGTTCACACCCTACGCTTACTGACAAATCTCTCGGACCGATCAAATTACACCTACTCTACCGAAGAAGTGACTGAATTATTTGTAGCCTTCAAGAAAAAAGGGCAAGCAGTGGAAGCGCTGTTTGCCCCCTTGGAGACTGAATTTAATTTTAAAAACAAAGAGTGATTATTTCTCAAGTTTACTCAACTAAATTTAAAATTAACGTCTACATCAACGAGGTGTGTTTTTTGTGTCTCAGTATATATGACAAAAATGCTATTATTTTCTTTCTATTTACTTAAATGTGTGTTACTTTAAGGCTTGGAGATGTTAAAAATGAAAATGAATCCCAAACCTTTGCTAGATCTAATTTTGCCGCACATCGGGAGCTCTATTCCCGCCAACATAGTACATCAGGTATTTATCCAGAAGCTCCTACAACAGTTCCCCAGCTACAGTCACAAGAAATTAGCTCGAATTGCATCCGGAAGCATTGGTGGCGCGTCAGCCCATAAAACGATCATGTTCCATCCTGAGTTTCAGCCTAATGGTTCTAATAAGGAATGCGTTATCGTAAGAGTCAAATAGCTTATAAGAATAGGATGACAAGTCCTCACTTTTCAGGACTTGTCATTTTTATTTAAACATAATCACTATAATTCATAGAAAATACATCTAACCATGCAAATAATTCACATAAAATTTAATCCTAAATTCTGCTGAAGTCCATCGTAAAATTTCCACTTGATTAAATCTAAAACCGTACGGCTTCTGGGTAAAAAAACGAAATACACTCTATCTACCGAATTTAGGTTGACTTCAAGATTAGAGTAAAGAAAAGGAACCCAATTCGAAAATGAATTTGAGTTCCCAATATCTCCTCATCAGCATCGGTTGACAAAGAATCTTTTTAAGGCTTGTCGATATGTCGACAAATGGTAGGCAAATGGGCGGCAACCGTAAAGGCAGTTACCCACAACCCGCGTCGTTATTTAGTTTCATCCTCATCAGTCTTCAAAACTGCCATGAATGCTTCTTGCGGGATATCTACCTTCCCAACGGCCTTCATGCGTTTCTTTCCGACCTTCTGTTTCTCCAACAGTTTCATCCGCCGGGTACGGTCACCACCGTAGAGCTTGGCGGTCACGTCCTTCCGGTAGGCCTTGATCGTGGTTCTGGCAATGATCTTGGCACCGATTGCGGCTTGAACTGGGATTTCAAAGTTTTGGCGTGGGATAATGCCCTTCAACCGCGAGGCAATCTCTCGACCCCGTTGTGCGGCGAACGTCCGATGCGCGATGAAGCTCAGTGCATCGACCTTATCTCCATTCAACAGGATATCGATCTTGACCAGATCAGCCTCTTGGTAGCCACTACGCTCGTAGTCCAATGACGCGTAACCGCGGGTACTGGACTTCAATTTATCGAAGAAGTCGAAAATAATTTCCGACAGCGGCATATTATAGATAATATTCACGCGGTAATCGTCCAGATACTCCATCGTCAGGAATTGGCCCCGCCGGTGTTGGCACAGCTCCATGACCGCGCCCACATAGTCGTTTGGCGCCATGATGGTCGCCTTCACAATGGGTTCTTCAATCCGCTTGATGGCGGAAGCTTCCGGCATCTCGGCTGGGTTCTCCACCGTCTTCATCGTCCCGTCCGTCAAGTACGCGTGGTACGTTACGGATGGCGCCGTGGTAATCAAGTCCAGATTGAATTCACGTTCTAGCCGTTCCTGAATGACATCCATGTGGAGCATCCCCAGGAACCCACACCGGAACCCAAAGCCCAACGCCTGCGACGCTTCTGGTTCAAATTCCAACGCGGCATCGTTTAACTTGAGTTTCTCCAGGGCTTCACGCAAGTCATTCAACTTGGCATTATCCGTAGGGTACAGCCCGGCGTAGACCATCGGGTTCATTTCCCGGTAGCCCGGCAGCGCCTTCTCCGCGGGCATCTCAGCGTTGGTGACTGTATCACCCACTCGGGTATCCGCGATATCTTTGATGCTGGCCGTAATGTAGCCCACGTCGCCGGCAATCAGGTAATCACGCGCGATCGGCTTTGGCGAGTTCACGCCGACCTCGGTCACTTCGTATTCACTCCCACTGTTCATCAGGAGAATCTTATCACCGGGTTGAACGGTACCCTCAAAGAGCCGCACGCTCATGACCACACCACGATAATCATCGTAAACGGAATCGAAGACCAGCGCTTTCAACGGCGCGTCCAAATTACCAGTCGGTGCCGGCACCTTGTGGACGATCTGTTCCAGCAACTCCGGAATCCCCACGCCCTGCTTGGCACTCGCCAGAACGGCATCGGAAGCATCCAGACCAATCACGTCTTCAATCTCTTGCTTGACCTTATCCGGGTCAGCCGCGGGCAAATCAATCTTATTGACAACCGGCACAATTTCCAAGTCGTCGTCTAGCGCCAAGTAAACGTTGGCCAAGGTCTGCGCCTCAACCCCCTGAGCGGCATCAACGACCAGCACCGCACCCTCACAGGCCGCCAGACTCCGTGAGACCTCATAGGAGAAGTCCACGTGCCCCGGTGTATCAATCAGGTGGAATTCATAGTCGTGGCCGTCCTTGGCGTGATACGTCAGTTCAACGGCGTTTAACTTAATCGTGATACCCCGTTCGCGTTCAAGTTCCATGCTATCCAACACTTGATCTTGCATATCGCGCTTGGAGATGGTATCCGTGAGCTCCAAGATTCGGTCCGCAATCGTTGATTTCCCGTGGTCGATATGGGCCACGATGGAAAAGTTACGGATGTATTTTTGATGGTTTTTTAATTTCTCAAGATCCATGTTGATTTCCTACTTTCTTAAACACCATGTCCAGACAATTATACCAACCATCAGCAGTAATCACAAACTAAAAGCTGAGCGTAACGGCGAAAAACCTCGTGGACACAAAAGGCCCGAGCTTTCACTCGGACCCTCTACATTATTTCGTCTCATTTTCATACTGCTGCAGCTGGTTAGGCCCCAACTGTTGCCATTGCTGGCTATAGAACTTGTCATTAATCTGGTAGTGCGGTTGGGCCTGCTTCTGCGTTAAGAAGGGATCCACCCGCCGATCAATGGCTAACCAACCCCGCCAGCCGGGATGAATCGTGTCGGTCATAAAGTACGGCACGTTCCCCTTGTCTGACAAATCGATAATGTTGTTAAAGCCCTGCGACTGCAGTTGATAGTGAATCTTCTGGTCGAATTGCTTCAGCATCGTAGCCGATAAGCCGGTGTACTTTTGCCAACGCTGGTTAATTGGCGGAATGATGAAGATGACGTTCGTATTCAGCCGGGCAAATTGATCCAAGACCAACTGGAAGTCTCCATATTCCGGTGACTTGAGGTAGGACAAGTTCTTCTGGAACCCTTTCAGATTCCCCGACTTGATTTCCTGCTTCAATCCCTGATTATAGAACTTATCGCTAATCTGGAAACGGTTATTGCCCGTTGCCTGTTTCCCTAACTGACCACCGAGTCGATCCAGCGCCGAATAGGAGTAATGAGTGGGTAACTTCTTGGCTTGCCGGTTCACTCGACTCAAGTTCTGCGATGGTAAATTAATGCCGGAGAAGAACTGGTCTTCTTGCGTCAACATGTTCTTCCGCGTTTGTAGATAGAACCGTTGATAGTCCGTCAATGATTTACCGGCCGCCACCCGTTGTAATGCCGCGTAGATGAAATGGTCAGATTTGGCCGCGGGCATCTGGAGGAGTCGTTTAGCCGCATACTGATCAATCGCATCGTGCCGATAATGGGTTAACCATTCCGTCGTCTGCAATTGTGAGTAGTAGAAGCCAAATGCGTCCTTACGCGTCCCATTC contains:
- a CDS encoding SHOCT domain-containing protein; amino-acid sequence: MSTMTLRLDEENKFYDFQDDHLNLNVLLTAYQDNPGQARQDIQDFVDSLCELSQVVYEKTGDLDYSFRQYIGQPDFDLLLVQVKNGQVEYFLLDDPQFLQLANGDPDQPLLEVTPMDDDLATQLRQLKALFDEGVITRAEFEAKKKQLLGI
- a CDS encoding transporter: MTRLKLNTWTGVLDIVNCVLFVLSWFVIFGAAFSDASNGGNSTDSAATFFYAMAWIGVVVNIVPLVQSRKHGISLVGSVLGIIGSALFGFTAALAFPAMVVLIVAAVFIMLQHPSKNVVSQNDNSQSPTN
- a CDS encoding MucBP domain-containing protein yields the protein MGEVNAMLVREKRRFTKCEVLTSAAVIALTLIGVNGQTVRADTVPVENSVRQSGVVPNGEKQSKVDSRSDEMDSSIPKGSADNADNSDINNDDSLDTNANQVAGESASKAPVSSNKLVTAVSENQGELEGNNSVDEHSSSLSFPKDDRDSDDTAIARSIGPESAAAEKELVPTTRTDTETIDQWMPNKRLQQAILKNLNALGSGKHWQSVADISQDDMLLLKQFNNNNTYIDGKTEYSLKGLEYAKNLTGIILNTGTNTDSHGVSHCQGDVRDISPLANLTKLTSLDIQNNQVSDISVLSNLTNLTHFDANMNYIGDFRPVANLPKLIPEANGNQFVKLPPIYVDRQKLTGHIVGNYYSSDGKKIILAPTLAVGEPVWIDANGELYARWYPLIYLPKGENNIPGVTKDGDGGLNFTNIQEQESGNKLPSIIEPTHVIYQKDAYFLVGQYRVGQYAYLSVVQPYILSDKAATVTVHYQDEAGKALAEDRVLNDGYIGEAYTTSPLKIKGYTFKEVKDHNATGQYTAKPQTVVYIYTVDDSGHGGGNNGGPDPETPVVPVAPAPQAPEPIAPSEPTPSEPAPTKPAEPTEPTPAASSVPDMLNEASVVAGSAGATIQGIVVKASVQPLISAKRLIPAKAVPKTARKATPVTLPQTNEQKDRITIWGLIVLALSSLGAIVFRRYRS
- a CDS encoding metallophosphoesterase; the protein is MIRKGVINIREVIVLSDLHGQMLVFPKLAKIWARYPRASVVFLGDYQDSLHHHTGFATAKKIFEMQRADPTHVFAIQGNHDAAAWESLTGKNEFWLDGTGEDVIAEAALATGETAEDIDDVFQIVKQSYAELIAWMGALPLTLAIGNLLFVHAGLDLTLADPIADTPRHEKYWLREPYWYGPIYPNYAHNPLDYAIISGHTPTSLITGIYDAPKSQATLRNRTVSPSGVLTIQYAGEQPRYFVDGGNHSGPAGKIGNIAVFDADSGRLIEAFEDK
- the lepA gene encoding translation elongation factor 4, giving the protein MDLEKLKNHQKYIRNFSIVAHIDHGKSTIADRILELTDTISKRDMQDQVLDSMELERERGITIKLNAVELTYHAKDGHDYEFHLIDTPGHVDFSYEVSRSLAACEGAVLVVDAAQGVEAQTLANVYLALDDDLEIVPVVNKIDLPAADPDKVKQEIEDVIGLDASDAVLASAKQGVGIPELLEQIVHKVPAPTGNLDAPLKALVFDSVYDDYRGVVMSVRLFEGTVQPGDKILLMNSGSEYEVTEVGVNSPKPIARDYLIAGDVGYITASIKDIADTRVGDTVTNAEMPAEKALPGYREMNPMVYAGLYPTDNAKLNDLREALEKLKLNDAALEFEPEASQALGFGFRCGFLGMLHMDVIQERLEREFNLDLITTAPSVTYHAYLTDGTMKTVENPAEMPEASAIKRIEEPIVKATIMAPNDYVGAVMELCQHRRGQFLTMEYLDDYRVNIIYNMPLSEIIFDFFDKLKSSTRGYASLDYERSGYQEADLVKIDILLNGDKVDALSFIAHRTFAAQRGREIASRLKGIIPRQNFEIPVQAAIGAKIIARTTIKAYRKDVTAKLYGGDRTRRMKLLEKQKVGKKRMKAVGKVDIPQEAFMAVLKTDEDETK
- the dltD gene encoding D-alanyl-lipoteichoic acid biosynthesis protein DltD, yielding MAKRLLRIFGPLILASILVFAVLASPVTFGFKHISATRERQAAVSLSPNVLRGKHIKEAALSNGYVPFFGSSEWSRIDPMHPSVLAQKYHRDYRPFLLGARGTQSLTQFFVMQNIQGELRNKKAVFFVSPQWFVKNGTRKDAFGFYYSQLQTTEWLTHYRHDAIDQYAAKRLLQMPAAKSDHFIYAALQRVAAGKSLTDYQRFYLQTRKNMLTQEDQFFSGINLPSQNLSRVNRQAKKLPTHYSYSALDRLGGQLGKQATGNNRFQISDKFYNQGLKQEIKSGNLKGFQKNLSYLKSPEYGDFQLVLDQFARLNTNVIFIIPPINQRWQKYTGLSATMLKQFDQKIHYQLQSQGFNNIIDLSDKGNVPYFMTDTIHPGWRGWLAIDRRVDPFLTQKQAQPHYQINDKFYSQQWQQLGPNQLQQYENETK